Proteins encoded within one genomic window of Tidjanibacter massiliensis:
- a CDS encoding subtilase family N-terminal domain-containing protein — translation MKRISVFLLAAAAMWSCTKEPVLSEAPERDVPDVSVPDDDNIVSGWVRIKLADDAAPLRVGAFTRGEVESGDPRLDEIAQELGATEIRRVFRDGGRFAERRRRYGLHLWYDIKIGEDVPVSRAEAGIAAVPGVAHVQPIYKAKLTDHRVIPAMASDMKYKPAALDASRPVLSPEEYPFNDPGLPQQWHYYNDGSLEKAVEGADINLFKGWEINTGRPDVIVAVVDMGVQYDHPDLAANMWINEAEMNGTEGVDDDDNGYVDDLYGWNFAPNYDSGEIVPGYHGTHIAGTIAAVNNNGEGVCGIAGGSGNGDGVRIMTIGWSADNRQTIPNWDMFAYAADNGAVIASCSWEVSSPDLAPDLQAGLDYFIDNAGMDENGVQTGPMKGGLIMFAAGNSGENRLKFPSYYDRVVSVASMAPDYNKASYSNWAPEVDILAPGGEKNFGEAYAVYSTYTDSGYAYIEGTSMATPHVSGVAALIVSEYGKEGFTSDDLRKRLLASFRPISPVVSGEYANQIGVGLVDASLITLEDPGVSPGALENYGAEGLPDSVRIYCRVPADGNGMPVVKYRLEYAEKSGGSTGEWQTMDLVNTADAGEDYEYRMMLVQLTTYAFRMTPVDRFGNEGSTVEFEATTLQHTNRPPRQKANFLDVEAAKAGEKYSKKFKLAYYFIEPDEAFGDALTFTVTSSDEDVVSVVMTNGSDLELVPLKQGESTITVRATDKGGLYVESSFKFTVLENAFENIKPRATKEFGTVRMAGTGAEYRQSFVLSEYFTDANLADGDVLTFSFTNMNEAVVGVTVEEGSLVVEPIAEGTASVTVTATDLAGESAQSVLTVQVGSVPAGDGGLLIAPNPVGETLSMHFAAAAGVGAEAVIYDAAARRVLSENVEFDGNGTGTLDVSALAPGIYTLSVKTEGGIAGNGTFVKR, via the coding sequence ATGAAAAGGATTTCTGTTTTTTTATTGGCTGCTGCGGCTATGTGGTCCTGTACGAAGGAACCGGTGTTGTCCGAAGCTCCCGAACGGGACGTTCCGGACGTATCGGTGCCGGACGATGATAACATAGTCAGCGGATGGGTCAGGATAAAGCTGGCCGACGATGCCGCTCCGCTCCGTGTCGGTGCATTCACGCGCGGGGAGGTGGAGTCGGGCGACCCGCGGCTGGATGAGATAGCGCAGGAGCTGGGTGCGACCGAGATTCGCCGCGTTTTCCGCGACGGGGGCCGTTTTGCCGAGAGGCGCCGCCGGTACGGTCTGCACCTGTGGTACGACATAAAGATAGGCGAGGATGTGCCCGTATCGAGGGCGGAGGCGGGAATCGCCGCCGTGCCCGGCGTGGCGCACGTACAGCCCATCTACAAGGCGAAACTGACGGACCACAGGGTGATTCCCGCCATGGCGTCCGACATGAAGTATAAACCGGCTGCGCTGGACGCTTCGCGGCCGGTGCTGTCGCCGGAGGAGTATCCTTTCAACGACCCCGGTCTGCCCCAACAGTGGCACTACTATAACGACGGTTCACTGGAGAAGGCGGTCGAAGGGGCCGACATCAACCTGTTCAAAGGATGGGAGATAAATACGGGCCGTCCGGATGTCATCGTGGCCGTGGTGGATATGGGCGTGCAGTACGACCACCCCGACCTGGCTGCCAACATGTGGATAAACGAGGCCGAGATGAACGGCACAGAAGGCGTGGACGATGACGACAACGGATACGTGGACGACCTGTACGGATGGAACTTCGCTCCGAATTACGACAGCGGCGAGATAGTGCCCGGATACCACGGGACGCATATCGCCGGTACGATTGCCGCCGTGAACAACAACGGCGAGGGAGTCTGCGGAATCGCGGGCGGTTCGGGTAACGGCGACGGCGTGCGGATAATGACTATCGGATGGTCGGCGGACAACCGGCAGACGATTCCCAACTGGGACATGTTCGCCTATGCGGCCGACAACGGAGCGGTCATCGCTTCCTGCAGCTGGGAGGTCTCCTCTCCGGACCTCGCTCCCGACCTGCAGGCGGGGCTCGATTACTTCATCGACAACGCCGGCATGGATGAGAACGGAGTGCAGACGGGCCCCATGAAGGGCGGACTCATCATGTTCGCTGCGGGCAACTCCGGTGAGAACAGACTGAAGTTCCCCAGTTATTACGACCGGGTTGTCAGCGTGGCTTCGATGGCGCCGGATTACAACAAGGCCAGCTATTCGAACTGGGCTCCGGAGGTGGACATCCTCGCGCCCGGCGGTGAGAAAAACTTCGGCGAGGCGTATGCCGTTTACAGTACCTATACCGACAGCGGTTACGCCTACATTGAGGGAACGTCAATGGCTACTCCGCATGTGTCCGGTGTCGCCGCACTCATCGTTTCCGAATACGGGAAGGAGGGCTTTACGTCCGACGACCTGCGCAAGCGGCTGTTGGCCAGCTTCCGTCCCATCAGTCCGGTGGTCAGCGGCGAGTATGCCAACCAGATAGGTGTCGGACTCGTGGATGCCTCTCTCATCACGCTCGAAGACCCCGGAGTGAGCCCCGGTGCCCTGGAGAACTACGGTGCCGAAGGGCTGCCCGACAGCGTGAGGATATATTGCCGCGTGCCGGCCGACGGCAACGGCATGCCCGTGGTGAAGTACCGTCTCGAATATGCGGAGAAGAGCGGCGGCAGTACGGGCGAATGGCAGACGATGGACCTCGTGAATACCGCGGATGCGGGCGAGGATTACGAATACCGCATGATGCTCGTGCAGCTTACGACCTATGCCTTCCGGATGACGCCCGTAGACCGCTTCGGCAACGAAGGCAGTACGGTGGAGTTCGAGGCGACGACCTTGCAGCATACGAACCGTCCGCCGAGGCAGAAAGCTAATTTCCTCGATGTGGAGGCGGCGAAGGCCGGAGAGAAATACTCCAAGAAGTTCAAGCTGGCCTATTACTTCATCGAACCGGACGAAGCTTTCGGCGATGCGCTTACCTTTACCGTGACTTCATCGGATGAGGATGTGGTCAGCGTCGTTATGACCAACGGTTCCGACCTGGAACTCGTTCCCCTGAAACAGGGCGAGAGTACCATCACGGTACGTGCTACGGACAAGGGCGGCCTGTATGTGGAATCTTCGTTCAAGTTCACTGTGCTGGAGAATGCCTTCGAGAATATCAAGCCGAGGGCGACCAAAGAGTTCGGTACGGTTCGTATGGCGGGAACCGGCGCCGAATACAGGCAGTCATTCGTGCTTTCGGAGTATTTCACAGATGCCAACCTGGCGGACGGAGACGTGCTCACGTTCTCGTTCACCAATATGAATGAAGCGGTTGTGGGCGTGACGGTTGAGGAGGGGAGCCTCGTCGTGGAACCGATAGCCGAGGGTACGGCCTCCGTGACCGTGACCGCCACCGACCTGGCCGGCGAATCGGCGCAGTCGGTACTGACGGTACAGGTCGGCAGTGTACCGGCCGGTGATGGCGGTCTGCTGATTGCACCCAATCCCGTAGGGGAGACGCTCTCCATGCACTTCGCTGCTGCGGCAGGCGTCGGTGCCGAAGCCGTGATATACGATGCGGCGGCCCGCAGGGTGCTCTCCGAAAATGTGGAATTCGATGGGAACGGAACGGGGACGCTCGACGTGTCGGCACTTGCTCCGGGTATCTATACGTTATCGGTGAAAACGGAGGGCGGAATTGCAGGTAACGGCACTTTCGTCAAGCGATAG
- a CDS encoding subtilase family N-terminal domain-containing protein produces the protein MKKVLIIFMAVFPFLCCAGRSHGAAEPPFVADTLSGAGEAAATDRIRIRFADTVPLPREARFAAGAADTGIGWFDRALDTVGAVEVRRVFSDGGRFAERRRRYGLHLWYEVRTDGRMPVAEVVQVFAALPAVAYAGFVYRAELAD, from the coding sequence ATGAAAAAAGTTCTGATTATCTTTATGGCGGTGTTTCCGTTTCTGTGCTGTGCGGGGCGTTCCCACGGGGCGGCGGAGCCGCCTTTCGTTGCGGATACCCTTTCCGGAGCGGGAGAGGCGGCAGCGACCGACCGGATAAGGATACGGTTCGCCGATACGGTGCCGTTGCCTCGTGAAGCGCGTTTTGCGGCAGGAGCGGCCGATACGGGTATCGGGTGGTTCGACCGGGCTTTGGACACTGTGGGTGCGGTCGAGGTGCGCCGGGTTTTTTCGGATGGCGGCCGTTTTGCCGAGAGGCGCCGCCGGTACGGTCTGCACCTGTGGTACGAGGTGCGTACCGACGGCAGGATGCCTGTCGCGGAGGTCGTGCAGGTGTTCGCGGCGCTGCCGGCGGTTGCGTATGCCGGATTCGTGTACCGGGCCGAACTTGCGGATTAG